The following DNA comes from Phytohabitans rumicis.
CCGCAGACCCGTGATCACGCCGGCGGTAAGGCCGATGACGCCCTCGATCAGGAGGGCCACCATCGCCAGCTTCAGCGTGTTCGGGTACGCCTGCACGATGATGTCGCTGATCTCGCGACCGCCGAACGTCGTCCCGAAGTCACCCCGCAAGAGGTGACTCATGTAGAAGAAGTACTGCACCGGCAGCGGGTCGTCCAGGTGGTATTTCTCGGTCATCGACTGGACGAAGGAGTCGGGGCAGGGGCGCTCGCCGCACTTGCCCGCGAAGGGGTCGCCCGGCACCGACCAGACGAGCCAATAGATCAACAGCGTGGTCCCGAAGAAGACAGGGATCAGCTGGAGCAGCCGCCTCAAGACGTAACGGCCCATGGGTCCTCCAGATAGCGGCGTCCTGATTGACGCCCGGACACGGATGCCGGCGGCGCCGCCTTGGGGTGCATGGCGGGCCGCCGGGTAACCCCGGGCCCGGCTACCTGATGATGGTATGCCAGGCCCGGGGCCTTGGAACCTACCTGGTTAGACCAGCTCGACCGAGGAGAGGTCGATGGAGCCGACCCAGTTCGTCTTGACGCCCTTGACCCGGTCGGAGACACCGGACTGCTGGGTGACGGAGACGATCGGGATCGACGGCACCTCGGCGTCGACGATCTTGATGGCCTCGGCGAACTTCGCCGCCGCGGCGTCCAGGCTCGTCGAGTCCCGACCCTCGGCGTAGAGGCGGTTGACATCGGCGTTGTCGAAGAGGCTGTCGTTGGACGAGGCACCCTTGACGTACAGCGGGCCGAGCCAGTTCTCGGAGATCGGGTAGTCGGCCTGCCAGCCGGCCCGGAACATGCCGTCCATCTTGTGCGCCTCGATGTTCTGGCGGAACACCGCGAACGTCGGGACACCCACCGCACGGGCCCTGATGTTCAGCGTGGTGGCGATGCTGGCGGCTGCCGCCTCGAACCAGTCCTTGTGGCTGGCGTCGGCGTTGTAGTACATCAGCAGTTCGCCGCTGAAGCCACCGGCCTTGGCCAGCAGTGTCTTGGCCTCGGTCGGGTCGTACTTGCAGACCGAGCAGACGAACGCGTCGGCGTACGGGGTGCCCGGTGCGGCCCAGCTCGTGGACGGCTTACGGGTGTTGAAGAAGATCTTGGAAGCGATCTCCTCCCGGTTGATCGCCAGCGAGATCGCCTTCCGCAGGTCGGCGTTCTGGAACTTCTTGTCGTACAGCGGGAACGCGATGAACTGCTGCACCGGGATCGGCACCTCGAGGGCGCGGTCGCCCAGGTCGGCCTTCCACTTCTCGCCGGCGAGCGCGGAGACCGGGATCTGCTGCTGGAAGTCCAGGTTGTTGGCCTGGAGGTCGGCGTACGCGGCCGTGTCTTCCTGGTACAGCTTGACGGTCACGTCCTTGATCTTGACCTTGTCGTCGAGCGTGTAGTCGTCGAACCGGGTCAGCTTGATCTCGACGTTGTCCGTCCAGGAGACGAACTTGACCGGGCCGTTACCCACGGGCTTCTTGCCCCAGGTGTCCGGGTCCGTCGTGAAGAACGAGTCCGGCATCGGGAAGAACGCGCTGTAGCCGAGCTTCACCGGGAAGATCGACTGCTTCGCGCTGAGCTTCACCGTGAAGGTGTAGTCGTCGACGACCGCCAGGCCGGACATCTTGTCCTTCGCCGGCTTCGG
Coding sequences within:
- a CDS encoding peptide ABC transporter substrate-binding protein, producing the protein MRVSKRASAVAAIAAVALVATGCGGGDDDEGGTTTDKTANGAITIDGTQPAFPLVPANTSETGGGDILDFLWTGLINYPPGGGQPTNAVAESIDTSDAQTYTIKIKKGVKFHDGTEVKSKNFVDAWNFAAYSENGQQQGTFFSDIEGYADVHTDDPDGEGPKKAPKPAKDKMSGLAVVDDYTFTVKLSAKQSIFPVKLGYSAFFPMPDSFFTTDPDTWGKKPVGNGPVKFVSWTDNVEIKLTRFDDYTLDDKVKIKDVTVKLYQEDTAAYADLQANNLDFQQQIPVSALAGEKWKADLGDRALEVPIPVQQFIAFPLYDKKFQNADLRKAISLAINREEIASKIFFNTRKPSTSWAAPGTPYADAFVCSVCKYDPTEAKTLLAKAGGFSGELLMYYNADASHKDWFEAAAASIATTLNIRARAVGVPTFAVFRQNIEAHKMDGMFRAGWQADYPISENWLGPLYVKGASSNDSLFDNADVNRLYAEGRDSTSLDAAAAKFAEAIKIVDAEVPSIPIVSVTQQSGVSDRVKGVKTNWVGSIDLSSVELV